Proteins from one Thiobacter sp. AK1 genomic window:
- the pbpG gene encoding D-alanyl-D-alanine endopeptidase, which translates to MQPIFAALCLSLVSAAAGADPCAVPSPAGAAPCAAAVREEPDPIAVRIRQYETELTERLRGDPELRSSMALVMDERTGRVIYAKNPDVRTPIASITKLMTAMVTLDAGLPLDQKITISDDDVDRVKGTHSRLAVGTVLTRYQLLQLALMSSENRAAAALARTYPGGTAAFVAAMNRKAQRLGMRDTSFVDSTGLRPGNQSTAEDLAKMVKAAHAYPTISEITTTASYDIEVPVYKRHKALARGGVLHRSIAYRNTNKLVSDKEWEIGLSKTGYIAEAGHCLVMQAQIANQPLIIVLLDGDGKFTRITDANRIKRWLESSFASIRHDG; encoded by the coding sequence ATGCAGCCCATTTTTGCGGCCCTCTGCCTGTCTCTCGTCTCCGCGGCGGCGGGCGCCGACCCCTGTGCGGTGCCCAGTCCGGCTGGTGCGGCGCCCTGTGCGGCGGCGGTGCGTGAGGAGCCCGATCCCATTGCCGTCCGCATCCGTCAGTACGAGACCGAACTGACCGAGCGTCTGCGTGGCGATCCCGAGCTGCGTTCCTCCATGGCCTTGGTCATGGACGAGCGGACCGGACGCGTGATCTACGCCAAGAATCCGGACGTGCGCACGCCCATCGCCTCCATCACCAAGCTCATGACGGCCATGGTGACGCTGGATGCGGGCCTGCCTCTGGACCAAAAGATCACCATTTCCGACGACGACGTAGACCGTGTGAAGGGCACCCATTCGCGCTTGGCAGTGGGGACGGTGCTCACCCGCTACCAGTTGCTGCAGCTCGCCCTGATGTCCTCGGAAAACCGGGCTGCCGCTGCGCTGGCGCGAACCTATCCAGGCGGCACGGCCGCCTTCGTCGCGGCCATGAACCGCAAGGCGCAACGGCTGGGCATGCGCGATACCAGCTTCGTCGATTCCACGGGACTGCGGCCAGGCAACCAGTCCACCGCCGAGGATCTGGCCAAGATGGTGAAGGCGGCCCACGCTTATCCCACCATTAGCGAAATCACCACCACGGCGAGCTATGACATCGAGGTGCCGGTGTACAAACGGCACAAGGCGCTAGCGCGCGGCGGCGTGTTGCACCGCAGCATCGCCTACCGCAACACCAACAAGCTGGTGAGCGACAAGGAGTGGGAGATCGGCCTGTCCAAGACGGGTTACATCGCCGAGGCCGGTCACTGCCTCGTCATGCAAGCACAGATCGCCAACCAGCCTTTGATCATCGTCCTATTGGATGGCGACGGCAAGTTCACCCGCATCACCGATGCCAACCGCATCAAGCGCTGGCTAGAAAGCAGCTTCGCGAGCATCCGGCACGACGGCTGA
- the pgi gene encoding glucose-6-phosphate isomerase, translating into MSALTRSPAWRALKAHHKEMASVHMRDLFARDPERFSRFSLHLGDLLVDYSKNIITERTMGLLFQLARQEGVMEQVARMFAGEKINFTEGRAVLHVALRNRSNRPILVDGRDVMLKVNQVLAHMRQFSDQVRSGTWRGYTGKPITDIVNIGIGGSDLGPVMATEALKPWWGPLRPHFVSNVDGTHLAETLKVLNPETTLFIVSSKTFTTQETLTNARSARDWLLTAAENEKAIARHFVAVSTNAEEVKKFGIDTRNMFEFWDWVGGRYSLWSAIGLSIALTIGMDAFESMLAGAHEMDEHFRTAPLERNLPVILGLLGIWYTDFFGAETHAVLPYDQYLHRFPAYLQQLDMESNGKRVRRDRKTVDYATGPVLWGEPGTNGQHSFYQLIHHGTRLVPADFLAPIESHNPIGRHHLILLSNFFAQTEALMRGKTEQEARAELEAAGIRGRRLKQLLPHKVFPGNRPTNSILFQKLDPPTLGKLIALYEHKVFVQGVIWNINSFDQWGVELGKQLAQKIQPELEDAAPVASHDSSTNGLINYYKSRRR; encoded by the coding sequence ATGAGCGCGCTCACGCGTAGCCCCGCCTGGCGGGCGCTGAAGGCCCATCACAAAGAAATGGCAAGCGTACACATGCGCGATTTGTTCGCGCGTGATCCCGAGCGCTTTTCGCGCTTCTCCTTGCATCTGGGCGACCTGCTGGTCGATTACTCCAAGAACATCATCACCGAACGCACCATGGGGCTGTTGTTCCAGCTGGCCCGGCAAGAAGGCGTCATGGAACAGGTAGCGCGCATGTTCGCCGGAGAAAAAATCAACTTCACCGAGGGGCGGGCCGTGTTGCACGTGGCGTTGCGCAACCGTAGCAACCGCCCCATCCTAGTGGATGGGCGCGACGTCATGCTCAAGGTGAACCAGGTACTCGCCCACATGCGCCAGTTCTCCGATCAAGTGCGCAGCGGCACGTGGCGCGGCTATACCGGCAAACCCATCACCGACATCGTTAACATCGGTATCGGTGGCTCCGATCTGGGGCCGGTGATGGCCACCGAGGCACTCAAACCGTGGTGGGGCCCCCTTCGGCCTCACTTTGTCTCCAACGTGGATGGCACCCATTTGGCGGAAACCCTCAAGGTGCTCAATCCTGAGACGACTCTGTTCATCGTCTCCTCCAAGACCTTCACCACCCAGGAGACCCTCACCAACGCCCGCTCCGCGCGCGACTGGCTGCTCACCGCCGCCGAAAACGAAAAAGCCATCGCACGCCACTTCGTGGCGGTGTCCACCAATGCCGAAGAAGTGAAAAAGTTCGGCATCGACACCCGCAACATGTTCGAGTTCTGGGACTGGGTCGGTGGGCGCTATTCCCTTTGGTCGGCCATCGGGCTGTCCATCGCCCTCACCATCGGCATGGACGCCTTCGAATCCATGCTCGCCGGCGCTCACGAGATGGACGAGCATTTCCGTACCGCGCCGCTGGAACGAAACCTACCCGTGATCCTGGGCCTGCTAGGCATCTGGTACACGGATTTCTTCGGCGCGGAAACCCATGCGGTATTGCCCTACGATCAATACCTGCACCGCTTCCCCGCCTATCTGCAACAATTGGACATGGAAAGCAACGGCAAGCGGGTGCGGCGCGACCGCAAGACGGTGGACTACGCGACCGGTCCCGTGCTGTGGGGTGAGCCTGGCACAAACGGGCAGCACTCCTTCTACCAACTCATCCACCATGGCACGCGTCTGGTCCCGGCTGATTTTCTCGCGCCCATCGAAAGCCACAATCCCATCGGTCGGCATCACCTGATTCTGCTGTCCAACTTTTTCGCCCAGACCGAAGCGCTGATGCGCGGCAAAACCGAACAGGAGGCCCGCGCGGAACTGGAAGCGGCGGGGATCCGCGGTCGGCGGCTGAAACAGTTGCTGCCGCACAAGGTGTTTCCGGGCAACCGGCCCACCAATTCCATCCTGTTCCAGAAGCTCGACCCACCCACCCTGGGCAAGCTAATTGCCCTCTACGAACACAAAGTATTCGTGCAGGGCGTGATCTGGAACATCAATTCCTTCGACCAGTGGGGCGTAGAACTGGGCAAGCAACTCGCCCAGAAAATCCAACCGGAGCTGGAAGACGCAGCACCCGTGGCCAGCCATGACAGCTCCACCAACGGCCTCATCAACTACTACAAGAGCCGGCGGCGCTGA
- a CDS encoding MBL fold metallo-hydrolase, translated as MMLRKWLLLWLLPLCASAAQDAPVTVNMDPVRVGKHSWYAQGLPGAASAANQGFMSNAGFVVTGAGVVVFDALGTPPLAAELVKRIRRITTAPIRYVIVSHYHADHIYGLQVFKAAGAEIWAHEDARHYLNSPELKARLAQRREELFPWVDEHTHVLPADRWLGGDIDFELGGVHFSVRHVGPAHTPEDLALYVHEDRVLYAGDVVFKGRVPFVGDADSRAWLAALDKLLAFPARVLVPGHGALSRDPRADLTLTRDYLGFLRRTMGQAVAEMVPFEQAYARTDWSRWQKLPAFNEANRVNAYNNTYLLMEKEALGQ; from the coding sequence ATGATGCTGCGTAAATGGCTTCTGCTGTGGCTTTTGCCCTTGTGCGCCAGTGCCGCGCAGGATGCGCCGGTAACGGTCAACATGGACCCGGTGCGCGTGGGCAAACACAGTTGGTACGCGCAGGGGCTGCCAGGTGCGGCCTCTGCCGCGAACCAAGGCTTCATGTCCAATGCCGGCTTCGTGGTGACAGGCGCCGGGGTCGTGGTCTTCGATGCTCTGGGCACGCCGCCCCTGGCGGCCGAGCTCGTCAAGCGCATCCGGCGCATCACCACGGCACCCATCCGCTATGTGATCGTGAGTCACTATCATGCCGACCACATCTATGGGCTGCAGGTGTTCAAGGCCGCGGGCGCCGAGATCTGGGCGCATGAGGACGCACGCCACTACCTCAACTCGCCGGAGCTAAAGGCGCGTCTGGCCCAGCGCCGGGAGGAGCTGTTTCCCTGGGTGGACGAGCACACCCACGTCCTGCCGGCGGACCGCTGGCTTGGCGGCGATATCGATTTCGAGCTCGGGGGTGTGCATTTCTCCGTGCGTCATGTGGGCCCAGCCCATACGCCGGAAGACCTGGCCCTTTATGTGCACGAGGATCGGGTGCTCTACGCCGGTGATGTCGTGTTCAAGGGGCGCGTGCCCTTCGTGGGAGACGCGGATAGCCGCGCCTGGCTCGCCGCCCTGGATAAGCTGTTGGCTTTCCCCGCCCGGGTGCTGGTGCCGGGACATGGCGCCCTATCGCGCGATCCTCGCGCGGATCTCACCCTGACGCGCGATTATCTAGGTTTCCTGCGCCGCACCATGGGACAGGCGGTAGCGGAGATGGTGCCCTTCGAGCAAGCCTACGCCCGCACCGACTGGTCGCGCTGGCAGAAGCTGCCCGCCTTCAACGAGGCGAACCGTGTCAACGCCTACAACAACACCTATCTATTGATGGAAAAGGAAGCCCTCGGCCAGTAA
- a CDS encoding cobalamin-binding protein, whose amino-acid sequence MNALCRLLLANLLLAAALALHAETLQIVDDAGRVVRLAIPVQRIVTLAPHLAELVFAAGAGNRLVGASAHSDHPPAVAKLPVVGGPGRLDLERILLLKPDLVLAWGSGGQQLDVARLTALGIPVLVTEPQRLEDIARHIELIGRLAGTGYEAMRAAFQVREALRGLQNRYAGRAPVRVFYEIWHTPLMTVNGRHIISEAITLCGGRNVFADLAPLTPTVTMEALLAADPEVIVVSGERAQRDRLLAQWRGASRPVAAARGHIYFADADLMHRATPRMIDGIRQLCQDLEQARH is encoded by the coding sequence TTGAACGCGCTCTGCCGCCTACTCCTGGCTAACCTGCTGCTTGCTGCGGCACTGGCGCTGCATGCCGAGACGCTGCAAATCGTCGATGACGCCGGCCGTGTCGTGCGGCTTGCGATTCCGGTGCAGCGCATCGTCACCCTGGCCCCCCATCTCGCGGAACTGGTGTTCGCCGCCGGCGCGGGGAATAGACTGGTGGGTGCATCGGCCCACAGCGACCATCCGCCCGCAGTCGCCAAGCTGCCCGTGGTGGGTGGACCGGGGCGGCTGGATCTGGAACGTATCCTGCTCCTGAAACCGGACCTGGTGCTAGCCTGGGGCTCGGGCGGCCAGCAGCTGGACGTGGCGCGCCTGACGGCGCTGGGCATTCCGGTGCTGGTGACCGAACCGCAGCGGCTGGAAGACATCGCGCGCCACATCGAACTCATCGGCCGGCTGGCCGGCACCGGCTACGAGGCGATGCGCGCGGCGTTCCAGGTGCGTGAGGCACTGCGCGGGTTGCAAAACCGTTACGCGGGGCGGGCCCCCGTGCGGGTGTTCTACGAGATCTGGCATACGCCGCTGATGACGGTGAATGGCCGGCACATCATCAGCGAGGCCATCACTCTTTGTGGGGGCCGCAATGTTTTTGCCGACCTTGCTCCCCTGACACCTACGGTGACCATGGAAGCCCTGCTTGCTGCCGACCCGGAAGTGATCGTGGTGAGTGGTGAGCGCGCGCAGCGCGACCGCTTGCTCGCCCAGTGGCGCGGGGCGTCCCGACCTGTCGCGGCCGCGCGGGGCCACATTTATTTCGCCGACGCCGATCTCATGCATCGGGCCACGCCGCGCATGATCGACGGCATCCGCCAGCTTTGCCAGGATCTGGAGCAGGCACGGCATTGA
- a CDS encoding histidine phosphatase family protein, with translation MYQPVTTLDLMRHGEPVGGRKYRGQTDDPLSEKGWAQMRAAIGEQRPWHHIVSSPLTRCRAFAEELARKQGLPLTVDARLMEVGFGEWEGQTPDQLRARDPDIIARFRRDPVNQRPPGAEPLEAFLARVAAAWDELVATHAGKHLLVVCHAGVIRMALAHVLGIPLARAYLIDVPIAGITRITIEGSGPDALAQLRFHAGSL, from the coding sequence ATGTATCAACCCGTGACCACCCTCGACCTGATGCGCCACGGCGAACCCGTGGGCGGTCGCAAGTATCGCGGCCAGACCGATGATCCCCTGAGCGAGAAAGGCTGGGCCCAGATGCGCGCGGCCATCGGCGAACAGCGACCGTGGCACCACATCGTCAGCTCGCCGCTCACCCGCTGCCGCGCCTTCGCCGAGGAGCTGGCACGCAAACAAGGACTGCCCCTCACGGTGGACGCCCGCCTGATGGAGGTGGGTTTCGGAGAGTGGGAAGGTCAGACGCCGGACCAGTTGCGTGCCCGCGATCCCGACATCATTGCCCGTTTTCGGCGTGATCCGGTCAACCAGCGCCCACCGGGCGCGGAGCCGCTGGAGGCTTTCCTGGCGCGGGTCGCCGCTGCCTGGGACGAATTGGTCGCCACCCATGCCGGCAAGCATCTGCTGGTGGTCTGCCACGCTGGGGTGATCCGGATGGCGCTTGCCCACGTGCTGGGCATTCCTCTCGCGCGCGCCTACCTTATCGACGTGCCTATAGCGGGCATCACGCGCATCACCATCGAGGGCAGCGGCCCGGACGCCCTTGCCCAGCTGCGTTTCCACGCCGGCTCCCTGTGA
- a CDS encoding GyrI-like domain-containing protein, whose protein sequence is MLKKNWLIILLAFVLPLIAVFAWWGGFNSVEISEAERGPYRFAYLEHTGDYARLPETQARVRALMAQQNLARGAAITVLLDDPRTVPKNQLRARTGYLIAPSAQPATPLRLGEIPTRRVLVARVRAAALLAPSKAYQALHDHLAAQHTDIRMPTVEIYDSPPEVYRIGELSVEMER, encoded by the coding sequence TTGCTCAAGAAAAATTGGCTGATCATTCTGCTTGCCTTCGTCCTGCCGCTGATCGCGGTATTCGCCTGGTGGGGTGGCTTCAATTCGGTGGAGATCAGCGAGGCGGAACGCGGGCCCTACCGTTTTGCCTACCTCGAGCACACGGGCGACTATGCCAGGCTCCCGGAAACCCAGGCGCGCGTGCGTGCCCTCATGGCGCAGCAAAATCTGGCCCGCGGCGCCGCCATCACGGTATTGCTGGACGATCCACGCACAGTGCCGAAGAACCAGCTCAGGGCACGCACCGGTTATCTGATCGCGCCCAGCGCGCAGCCGGCCACGCCGCTGCGGCTGGGTGAGATTCCCACGCGACGGGTGCTGGTCGCGCGCGTGCGCGCGGCGGCGCTGTTGGCACCAAGCAAGGCCTATCAAGCCCTGCACGATCACCTGGCCGCGCAGCACACGGACATCCGCATGCCCACGGTGGAAATCTACGATAGCCCGCCCGAGGTTTACCGGATAGGCGAGCTGTCGGTGGAGATGGAGCGTTGA
- a CDS encoding CobD/CbiB family protein → MAFLSLVAVILLEHFQPLRHRLQIYVQFARYANFLERQLNGGRYRYGMLAWALAVLPPVFLVAAAHQLAAGAGTLLVVAVDVAVLYVTLGIRHFTDTAARIAEKLRAGEIEAARHELSQWHGTATEGLDANALARLTIEQLLSCAHRQFFGVAFWFVLLGPAGAVLYRLAHVLYQKWGVLDVQEFGRFGLFAQDAFRWLDWLPARLIALSFAVMGNFEDAIYCWREQAAVWAQRLQGMVLAAGAGALGVRLGEPLEYPGRVEVRPELGVGASADPEHVDSAVGLIWRTVVLWLAVLLLWTLAGYAAR, encoded by the coding sequence ATGGCGTTCCTGAGCCTGGTGGCGGTCATCCTGCTGGAACACTTCCAGCCCCTGCGTCACCGCTTGCAGATCTACGTGCAGTTCGCCCGTTATGCCAACTTCCTGGAGCGCCAACTCAATGGCGGCCGCTACCGCTATGGCATGCTGGCTTGGGCGCTGGCGGTGCTGCCGCCCGTGTTCCTGGTGGCGGCTGCGCATCAGCTGGCGGCAGGCGCCGGGACGTTGCTGGTCGTGGCCGTGGACGTGGCGGTACTCTACGTCACGCTGGGCATCCGCCATTTCACGGATACCGCGGCGCGCATCGCGGAAAAACTGCGCGCCGGGGAGATCGAGGCGGCTCGCCACGAACTGAGCCAATGGCACGGCACGGCGACCGAGGGCCTCGATGCCAACGCCCTGGCCCGTCTCACCATCGAGCAGTTGCTGTCTTGTGCGCACCGGCAGTTCTTCGGGGTGGCATTCTGGTTCGTGCTGCTGGGGCCCGCGGGTGCGGTGCTCTATCGCCTGGCACACGTGCTGTACCAGAAATGGGGGGTGCTGGATGTGCAGGAATTTGGGCGCTTCGGGCTGTTCGCCCAGGACGCTTTCCGCTGGCTGGACTGGTTGCCGGCGCGTCTAATCGCCTTGAGCTTCGCGGTGATGGGCAACTTCGAGGATGCCATTTATTGCTGGCGTGAGCAGGCTGCGGTCTGGGCCCAGCGCCTGCAGGGTATGGTGCTCGCTGCCGGCGCGGGTGCGTTGGGCGTGCGTTTGGGCGAGCCATTGGAATATCCGGGCCGGGTGGAAGTCCGGCCCGAGCTGGGGGTGGGGGCCAGCGCCGACCCCGAACACGTGGACAGTGCCGTGGGGTTGATCTGGCGCACCGTGGTGCTGTGGCTGGCAGTGTTGCTGTTGTGGACCTTGGCCGGGTACGCCGCCCGCTAA